The Nitrososphaerota archaeon genome segment AGGAGGTTCTTGTATTCCTAAAATATTAAAAGATAATCCTTACGAGGGAATAGTAGGAGTTGCATGTTGCGAAGAACTTAAATTAGGAAGTAATTATTTAAGAAATTTAAATATACCAGGACAAGGAATTCCTCTCATTAAGAATGGTTGCGCCAATACAAAGTTTAGTATTGAGAGTTTAGAAATAATTTTAAGAGAGAAAACAAATTGAATGAATAAAATAATATTTGCTAAAATTTTATTTTAATTATTCCTCTTTTATTTTCACTCTCATTAAAAATTAATCTTTTTAAGAAAAATTTTACTTGCAGAATTTACTTTGAAATTATAAGATATATCATTTAAGTCCCTCTCTTTTTCTAATTCTAAGATTAACTGTTTATTATCATTATAGATTCTCATTATCTTTTTATCCCTTTTTATAAGCTAAAGAATATTTATTCAATACGTACATAAAAATTTTTCTTAATAAAAATGTCTTCTTATCTTAATTTCACTTTACTATTAAATAAACCTTTTGCATTAGATAAAAGCTAAGCTTATGTTGAGCCAAGTATTATTTTGCATGAGTTTTACTAATTTTTCTACAAAAACACAATATGTAAAGATTTAAATAAAGCCGCAAAAAATATTTATTAAATACTTAAATGAAAGCTGGTCAACTTTGTATAATTCATCAAAGAGTATGAGCTTTCCTTATGGGCGTTCAATACTATGGGTCCTCATAATTGTAGTGGTCTTGCTTGTAACCTTTGCTGTAATGGAACAACTTGTCTGGTTCTGGTTAAATGTATTAGAGTTTGGGGGGCTCTTTATCCGACCCATATATTTCGAGTTTTTGGGCGGTTTGATTTTAGCTGCGTTTGCTTTCTTCAGACTAGACTTTAAGAATAGAAAGTCATTATTCTGGTGGGCTATAAAACTGATATTACGACTTATGCGAAAAGAAGGACTTGGAGCTATTCCATCTCGTTATATTGACTTCAAAACCTTCAAGATGTCACCTGGAAGATTTGCAGCTTGGCAAGTAACAAAAGTCATCGTAGGTACTCTCTTCTTTAGGAATATGATTTTCGGTATGACTATGTATAGTATGATACAAGGTTGGGAGATAGGCATAGAAAAGATATGGAAAATCTTTAGTCTCCCTTTTGTAACACCTTCAA includes the following:
- a CDS encoding DUF116 domain-containing protein; translated protein: GGSCIPKILKDNPYEGIVGVACCEELKLGSNYLRNLNIPGQGIPLIKNGCANTKFSIESLEIILREKTN